A region from the Sutcliffiella horikoshii genome encodes:
- a CDS encoding DUF2768 domain-containing protein, translating into MSPALMKMWISFVAMGFMIVSVLTVYFTRFKVKNAIIRGILNTVAFLLILFAGLIIFYVVFSGPVPEQ; encoded by the coding sequence ATGTCACCTGCATTAATGAAGATGTGGATATCGTTTGTAGCGATGGGATTCATGATTGTATCCGTTTTAACGGTTTATTTTACTAGATTCAAGGTGAAAAACGCCATTATCAGAGGTATTTTGAATACGGTTGCTTTTTTATTGATTCTATTTGCCGGTCTAATAATTTTTTATGTTGTATTCAGTGGTCCTGTACCGGAGCAATAA